Proteins encoded in a region of the Thiohalorhabdus denitrificans genome:
- a CDS encoding general glycosylation pathway protein — protein sequence MSAARNVTRQLGRGVYALISLFLSLTSLLLMAGAVYEIWLSWGNTTLFIPSLLDGIALIVIGMAVFDVAKFLVEEEVFDAGDQKPNGSKRSTLIKFLVIINIAMLMEALVFVFSAAKKDISLLMYPTFLLIASVLLVIGLGVYQKLTQGEAP from the coding sequence GTGAGTGCGGCGAGGAACGTCACCAGACAGCTTGGGCGAGGCGTGTACGCCCTCATCAGCCTGTTTCTCAGTTTGACTTCTCTCTTGCTGATGGCGGGCGCGGTTTATGAGATATGGCTGTCATGGGGGAATACTACGTTGTTTATTCCCTCCCTTCTCGACGGGATCGCATTGATCGTTATCGGAATGGCGGTATTTGATGTGGCGAAATTCCTGGTTGAGGAAGAGGTTTTTGACGCCGGTGACCAAAAACCTAATGGAAGCAAGCGGAGCACCCTGATCAAGTTCCTGGTGATTATCAATATTGCCATGCTTATGGAGGCCTTGGTTTTCGTCTTCTCGGCTGCCAAAAAGGACATCAGTCTGCTGATGTACCCGACTTTTCTGCTAATTGCCTCTGTTCTGTTGGTAATCGGTTTGGGGGTATACCAGAAGCTGACCCAGGGGGAGGCTCCGTAG
- a CDS encoding helix-turn-helix transcriptional regulator: MRVWREYRGLTQQELAQVPGVGKSYISQLEAGRKSGSLRFMRTLAEALEGDMEDLIPPE; encoded by the coding sequence GTGCGGGTATGGCGGGAATATCGAGGGCTAACCCAGCAGGAGCTGGCGCAAGTCCCCGGAGTGGGCAAGTCCTACATCTCCCAGCTTGAGGCCGGCAGGAAATCGGGCTCGCTGCGCTTCATGCGCACTCTGGCCGAGGCCTTGGAGGGGGACATGGAGGATCTGATTCCGCCGGAGTGA